The Candida dubliniensis CD36 chromosome 2, complete sequence genome contains a region encoding:
- a CDS encoding cytochrome c oxidase polypeptide viii, mitochondrial precursor, putative (Similar to S. cerevisiae COX8), with product MFAQSALRPARTLPSRILTRRNFQVSARKFDINTIVYGAAKEGPYENLPFKVKNRKFIPFSVWYWGVLGFFFAFPFLTSWWQLKKSGAFNKTE from the coding sequence ATGTTTGCTCAATCAGCTTTAAGACCAGCTAGAACTCTTCCATCAAGAATCCTCACTAGAAGAAACTTCCAAGTTTCTGCCagaaaatttgatattaacACCATTGTTTACGGTGCAGCAAAAGAAGGTCCTTACGAAAATTTACCATTTAAAGTTAAGAACAGAAAATTTATTCCATTTTCTGTCTGGTACTGGGGTGTATTGGGATTCTTCTTTGCTTTCCCATTCTTAACCTCATGGTGGCAATTAAAGAAATCTGGTGCTTTCAACAAGACTGAATAG
- a CDS encoding transcription factor, putative (Similar to S. cerevisiae XBP1), whose product MKIMMIPTHHQTYNINTHQPPQQQQQYLPTPGTSYTSPRVPQSIQLPPIHSFTKSQSLFPQAVRDSPAANFNPYGADSARVYTIYSSVSPENLPYNTSQLQLNQQFTNSSRLLTEPVRNIPSFSFPTTNSGISKIDKVGNFHSPTMDKRIMKNGPGKLNDKKQSFKGKKNDRKSPKFTTKPKTKKPKRNHSLIPNNTINFPIRMVSSNDTLSIENNNFLNTVVYPNIEIKKYSTSAIDPQRNYLTAYEYPLNNHWVIWDYETGWVHLTGIWKASLSTDESNVSPSHLKADIVKLLESTPKEYQQYIKRIRGGFLKIQGTWLPFKLCKILARRFCYYLRYSLVPIFGTDFPDSCLKPNEKGYGELKLDDLHIFEKRDLPAPMLPVSPPIEQVVQQQQPHGYKKDDVATTVSSFQQTGSLLPLPQNYEISATAKNSGNCLTLNNTPETPILHHFPDTTSTRSGSSLSLSSSSSSSSMLSVARTASSAPERESLEIPSFNEMIDIVNASKCLQTLSQKVQSPRSIHMDEQNGGQQISKDQDRGISAILVAAGINSTQNQAGNVSESPQSFNKGSMAISDMLT is encoded by the coding sequence ATGAAAATTATGATGATTCCTACCCATCACCAGACTTATAACATCAACACACACCAACCtccacaacaacagcaacaatatTTACCTACACCAGGTACACTGTATACATCACCAAGAGTCCCACAATCCATTCAGTTACCTCCTATTCATTCCTTTACTAAATCGCAATCCTTATTTCCTCAAGCTGTACGCGACTCTCCTGCTGCAAATTTCAATCCATACGGGGCAGATTCAGCAAGGGTGTACACAATATACTCTTCAGTTTCACCGGAAAACTTACCATATAATACGAGTCAATTGCAATTGAACCAGCAGTTTACAAATTCTTCACGTCTTTTAACAGAACCTGTCAGAAACATACCCAGTTTTTCATTTCCTACTACGAATTCTGGAATTTCTAAAATTGACAAAGTGGGCAATTTCCATTCACCAACGATGGATAAGAGGATTATGAAAAATGGACCAGGTAAACTAAATGACAAGAAACAAAGCTTTAAaggaaaaaagaatgaCAGGAAACTGCCCAAATTTACTACGAAACCAAAGACAAAGAAGCCAAAACGCAACCATTCTTTGATACCaaataatacaataaaCTTTCCTATTCGCATGGTACTGTCTAATGATACTTTGTCcattgaaaacaataattttcTCAACACAGTGGTATAtccaaatattgaaatcaaaaagtATTCAACATCTGCCATTGATCCTCAGAGAAATTACTTGACCGCATATGAATATCctttaaataatcattGGGTGATTTGGGATTACGAAACAGGATGGGTGCATTTAACCGGTATTTGGAAAGCATCATTAAGCACAGATGAATCAAATGTTAGTCCATCTCACTTGAAAGCAGATATTGTCAAATTATTGGAATCAACACCAAAAGAATACCAGCAATACATTAAGCGGATAAGAGGTGGATTCTTGAAAATCCAAGGAACATGGTTACCATTCAAGTTGTGTAAGATTCTTGCTAGAAggttttgttattatttgagGTATAGCTTAGTTCCTATATTTGGAACCGATTTTCCTGATTCTTGCTTGAAACCAAACGAAAAAGGGTATggtgaattgaaattggacGATTTAcatatttttgaaaagagAGACTTGCCTGCTCCAATGTTACCAGTATCACCTCCAATAGAACAAGTggtacaacaacaacaaccacatGGATACAAAAAAGATGATGTAGCAACCACTGTTTCTTCATTTCAACAAACGGGCTCTTTATTACCTTTGCCACAGAATTATGAAATTTCAGCTACAGCTAAGAACTCAGGAAACTGTCTTACATTAAATAATACTCCAGAAACACCAATTTTACACCACTTTCCTGACACCACCAGTACTAGAAGCGGATcgtcattatcattatcgtcctcatcatcatcatcatcgatGTTATCTGTAGCAAGAACAGCTTCTAGTGCACCTGAAAGGGAATCATTAGAAATCCCGTCATTCAATGAAATGATCGATATTGTAAATGCTTCAAAATGTTTGCAGACGTTGAGTCAAAAAGTCCAGAGTCCTCGTAGTATACACATGGATGAACAGAATGGTGGTCAACAAATATCGAAAGATCAAGACAGGGGAATATCGGCAATCCTAGTGGCAGCTGGAATAAACTCTACTCAGAATCAAGCTGGCAATGTTTCTGAGTCACCTCAATCCTTCAATAAAGGATCTATGGCAATTAGTGATATGTTAACATAA
- a CDS encoding conserved hypothetical protein (spliced gene), whose amino-acid sequence MNQEFDQNSPYIYCGICFKDNHDVEGLENKLLLTSCAHITCDIHVQSKTVESYLAQNDTNSSCPVCGSNPISTVPINRMLPVELKNFFIPTPQQIDLLTSSGKFQYCSLVERINHYRSTISKMDEKLKKQKEFLYAAKEEITQLSKYKHQVHDLNDEIDLLRKQLQNRTRPDTFDLSNENGNEDENENSGDFENNIFTREPSPVQTASHTFINKVHRESSQKVIPISKPDAGERNGSTRRRSFFAESTKLGEINSRSISSSNESNNSLNSLKRFSFESPKKKYLQNPIGKRSATSQLATRITANMKLGVPVSASNASSRSYQNGYVHKASKEPILMRTMRRASESSPYFKGFKNNNHDHHHQYKR is encoded by the exons ATGAACCAAGAATTCGATCAGAACCTGCCTTACATTTATTGCGGTATATGCTTCAAAGACAACCATGATGTTGAAGGGCTAGAAAATAAGCTACTATTGACATCCTGTGCCCATATAACCTGTGACATTCATGTTCAATCAA AGACCGTTGAGCTGTACTTGGCCCAGAACGATACCAACTCATCCTGTCCAGTTTGTGGATCTAATCCAATATCAACTGTTCCCATCAACAGAATGTTGCCtgttgaattgaaaaactttTTCATCCCGACACCACAgcaaattgatttgttaaCCAGTTCTGGGAAGTTCCAATATTGCTCACTAGTTGAAAGAATTAACCATTACAGATCCACCATATCCAAAATggatgaaaaattgaaaaaacaaaaggaGTTTCTATATGCggcaaaagaagaaataacCCAACTAAGTAAATATAAACATCAAGTTCATGATTTAAATGACGAAATAGACTTACTTAGAAAACAGCTACAAAATAGAACACGGCCAGACACTTTCGATCTATCGAATGAAAATGgaaatgaagatgaaaatgaaaatagtGGAGACtttgaaaacaatatttttaCACGCGAACCAAGTCCAGTCCAAACAGCTCTGCACacatttatcaacaaagtGCATAGAGAATCTTCGCAGAAAGTAATACCAATCTCAAAACCAGATGCTGGTGAAAGAAATGGTTCAACAAGAAGGAGGTCTTTTTTCGCTGAGTCAACAAAACTAGgagaaatcaattcaagGTCAATTTCATCCAGCAACGAATCTAATAATTCGCTCAATAGTTTAAAACGATTTAGCTTTGAAAGTCCCAAAAAGAAGTACTTACAAAATCCAATAGGCAAACGATCTGCTACCAGTCAGCTTGCAACCCGAATAACAGCCAACATGAAACTAGGAGTCCCTGTGAGTGCATCCAATGCACTGTCCAGGAGCTATCAAAATGGCTATGTGCACAAAGCTTCCAAAGAGCCTATATTGATGAGAACTATGAGACGAGCCAGCGAATCATCGCCATACTTTAAAGGGtttaaaaataacaacCATGACCATCATCACCAGTATAAACGTTAA
- a CDS encoding Acyl-CoA thioesterase Tes5p, putative (Similar to S. cerevisiae TES5;~In S. cerevisiae, likely to be involved in fatty acid oxidation rather than fatty acid synthesis; TES1 mRNA levels increase during growth on fatty acids) yields MFEYNYKFGETVDVQKEFGVTKISDNKYVGVKPLIKPSPQSRGAFGGNLAGQALLVAIRSCPEGFSPHSLHSYFIRAASVEIPVEWEVEIISNGKSFSNRAVKGIQEGVVVYMANISLTKKNSYKEALQKHEEYYAKIQQRGKDGDVEEDIDEDDEEPGPPKPFGFQTPPSNSLKKYDIDQLPVSAMESTLLLYYKFPPEFVKLSESLQENSLPTAERRLTALAKWGIENEQGYNQPLTNLNKDFQFVGLANVTDGLYLGTLLRLLRVKDVDPKIHSNDYSGISLDHVIYFHDDDFDVTKWMEFSYKCTRYANDKVDFEGEIYNNKGVQVASFFQQGLVRFENGEFLEKAKL; encoded by the coding sequence ATGTTTGAGTACAACTATAAGTTTGGAGAGACAGTCGACGtacaaaaagaatttggGGTCACCAAAATATCAGACAATAAATATGTTGGTGTCAAACCTTTGATCAAACCCTCACCCCAGTCAAGAGGTGCTTTTGGTGGTAATTTAGCAGGCCAGGCATTATTAGTTGCCATTAGATCTTGTCCTGAAGGCTTTTCGCCTCACTCATTACATTCGTATTTTATCCGTGCTGCTAGTGTGGAGATTCCAGTTGAATGGGAAGTTGAAATAATTTCGAATGGGAAATCATTTAGCAACAGAGCTGTTAAGGGGATCCAGGAAGGCGTTGTGGTGTATATGGCAAATATATCTTtgacaaaaaagaattccTATAAAGAAGCTTTACAGAAGCACGAAGAATATTATGCAAAAATACAACAAAGGGGAAAAGATGGAGACGTCGAAGAAGATATAGACGAGGATGACGAGGAACCTGGTCCACCAAAACCATTTGGCTTCCAAACCCCACCAAGCAATCTGCTTAAGAAATACGACATAGATCAGTTGCCAGTTTCAGCTATGGAATCAACTTTGTTGTTATATTACAAGTTCCCTCCTGAATTTGTCAAATTGTCGGAATCCTTGCAAGAGAACAGTTTACCTACAGCAGAGCGCAGATTGACGGCGTTGGCTAAATGGGGAATTGAAAACGAACAGGGCTATAATCAACCTTTGACCAATCTTAATAaagattttcaatttgtggGATTGGCTAATGTAACTGATGGGTTGTATTTAGGCACATTACTTAGACTTTTAAGGGTTAAAGATGTTGACCCAAAAATCCATTCAAATGATTATTCAGGGATTTCATTAGATCATGTGATATACTTCCATGATGATGACTTTGATGTCACAAAATGGATGGAGTTCAGTTACAAATGTACCAGATATGCTAACGACAAAGTGGATTTTGAAGGAGAAatctacaacaacaagggTGTCCAAGTGGCATCATTTTTCCAACAAGGTTTGGTGAGATTTGAGAATGGAGAATTCTTAGAGAAAGCAAAATTGTAA
- a CDS encoding homotypic vacuole fusion and vacuole protein sorting (HOPS) complex subunit, putative (Similar to S. cerevisiae VPS33) — MKDTSATEIDLVSQFQRFNEVTLENLTDQISKIYSSNNLLVLDAVLSPLINSLTNFTKLKELGKFQNIVWLDNELVSVGSNVLAKYASLIVVVPTNSLENINILNKLIHSHPDLHSLKLNIIVKDLNMSFTYQINKVFNGIVNFENILSPEKYQKPISVTSRIKIYNWKTFPIYTDEILVTEINKFNGIDDYFNKPLKQVNQLSEALTQLLFMGIQNGKHEHLFKLRNIYGKGNHSKLLIDQLQNSKMPEFMNENMTNLEIDFYSDVLHSNTDLVVLERNLDFISCIFNQLNYHGIIDDIFSIRFDSIEQLSSNEISKSLANDKLYTQDLKHLNFSSIGLRLNKLAKYIQQQFKTSSAQKNSNTSEPNISDIKQLVSNLGTLSIQQELVRKHTIIGEEVMEKINKEYEQFLTFQNDVFEMDYKSQIAKLKEFVNCNYPIEYVLSAVLLIGYLNDGISSKEIDWLSLEIQDNYGLEAVFTLEKLIKLKMIRVIHGSSVDFFSSLGFTSQKKKSTKSNQPEFEDDKNVGISGSGDVYRNNYTLINKFWSLHPLDDEESLSQNLKESGGNESTNLLDLYPNPSFTLPGNTVPLIYRFVESLYFRDFLKHKPINNLKRRPNWDNLGINTMFAGKTIDLNLDNINDDRSKYLIIAIIGGVTRSELTCFKYLQERFKKQGKSKEIIIVSNGIVNNSKLMQFMSN, encoded by the coding sequence ATGAAAGACACCAGTGCTACTGAAATCGATTTGGTATCTCAATTCCAACGGTTCAATGAAGTGACACTTGAAAATTTAACTGATCAGATTTCAAAGATCTATTCATCGAATAATTTACTAGTGTTAGATGCTGTGTTATCACCACTAATAAACAGCTTAACAAATTTTACAAAACTAAAAGAATTAGGCAAATTTCAGAATATCGTGTGGTTAGATAATGAGCTAGTAAGCGTTGGGTCAAATGTATTAGCCAAATATGCGagtttgattgttgttgtaccGACCAATTCTTTGGAGAACATCAATATATTGAACAAGTTAATACACTCGCATCCTGATTTGCACAGTTTGAAACTTAATATTATTGTCAAGGATTTAAATATGAGTTTCACGTATCAAATTAACAAAGTTTTCAATGGGATCgtcaattttgaaaatatattgTCTCCGGAGAAATATCAAAAGCCCATATCTGTCACATCTCGAATAAAGATTTATAATTGGAAGACTTTCCCCATATACACCGACGAAATCTTGGTTACTGAAATTAACAAGTTTAATGgaattgatgattattttaataaacCGCTTAAACAAGTTAATCAGCTAAGTGAGGCTCTAACACAATTGCTTTTCATGGGGATTCAAAATGGTAAGCACGAacatttattcaaattacGAAACATCTACGGTAAAGGAAATCATTCGAAACTTTTAATAGACCAGTTGCAGAATTCAAAAATGCCAGAGTTCATGAACGAGAACATGACAAACTtggaaattgatttttattcAGATGTACTTCACAGCAACACCGACTTGGTTGTTTTGGAAAGAAATCTCGATTTTATTTCTTGcatattcaatcaattaaactACCATGGGATAATAGACGATATTTTTAGTATTAGATTTGACAGCATTGAACAATTACTGAGCAACGAAATTAGCAAGAGCTTAGCAAATGATAAGTTATATACACAAGACTTGAAACATTTGAATTTCTCTTCAATTGGGTTGagattaaacaaattggcAAAGTAcatccaacaacaattcaaaACGTCATCTGctcaaaaaaattcaaatacaTCCGAACCAAATATAAGCGatataaaacaattggTGTCCAACCTTGGTACTTTATCCatacaacaagaattggTGAGGAAGCATACCATAATCGGAGAGGAAGTAATGGAAAAGATAAATAAAGAGTACGAGCAGTTTCTTACATTTCAAAATGATGTTTTTGAGATGGACTACAAATCCCAAATTGCCAAACTTAAAGAGTTTGTTAATTGCAATTATCCGATTGAGTATGTTCTTTCGGCAGTTTTATTGATTGGATATTTGAATGATGGGATTTCAAGCAAGGAAATTGATTGGCTCTCTCTAGAAATACAAGACAATTACGGGCTTGAGGCTGTTTTTACGttggaaaaattgatcaaacTCAAAATGATTCGAGTCATTCATGGATCTTCAGTAGACTTTTTCAGTAGCTTGGGGTTCACTAgccaaaagaagaaatccACAAAAAGCAACCAACCtgaatttgaagatgaCAAAAATGTGGGGATCAGCGGGAGTGGAGATGTTTATAGAAACAACTATACCttgatcaataaattttggAGTTTGCATCCGTTGGATGACGAGGAGTCCTTGTCacaaaatttaaaagaatcAGGCGGTAATGAACTGACAAACTTGCTAGATTTATATCCAAACCCATCTTTTACATTACCAGGTAACACCGTTCCACTTATTTATCGTTTTGTTGAATCATTGTATTTCCGAGATTTCTTAAAACATAAACCAATAAATAACCTCAAAAGACGACCAAATTGGGATAACTTGGGCATAAATACAATGTTTGCTGGTAAAAccattgatttgaatttggatAACATAAACGATGATAGATCCaagtatttgataattgCTATCATTGGAGGTGTGACCCGAAGTGAGTTAACttgttttaaatatttacaaGAGAGATTTAAGAAACAGGGCAAATCAAAAGAGATTATTATAGTTTCCAACGGCATCGTTAATAATAGTAAACTAATGCAATTTATGTCGAACTAA
- a CDS encoding cleavage and polyadenylation factor (CF-IA) component, putative (Similar to S. cerevisiae PCF11;~In S. cerevisiae, CF-IA is involved in pre-mRNA 3' end processing and in transcription termination; binds C-terminal domain of largest subunit of RNA pol II), whose amino-acid sequence MNINKFKSGLKKLTVNKRIIIDELTAFADEYSADGAEEIAAAIQEHIDTCPPQHKLFAFYLLDNICKTVGNPYNILLANGLFQLFRSTYVHVDDGTRHMLIELFTTWKQYDDHTTVFNMQVLQKIEKFIQQAQNLRSASPGLEHTSKSDLTPRVLIKNAKELLTLHDQLILQVSNFVKGDYHKFLSEEDFHFIDQFKLIQKELYDSINEILSHIYEDVNLYGGASNNGTERLISTPQFEINAERYKVDIVRNQKDMFKQQQSFTDFLTTCKPRLHKAYILKKEKREKIKYLKKYRFVIEKRPNSRFFSHVLNESEEFIDLIDKFGKVTKFTPEELLFVNEPQLTEIPREEETHDHQINSNFLGFPVDLDTLKKTAAIQDKPQESILGISINLDSLLGSGSDSTKNSNGYTDKSQDLALLQQSPLHQQPMKDLSISSPLPLTSFSTPTIDQPTSEEQLQPVWIPNNTLDNRTHEEESSISGQPTQHDMQLQLSSHDALEITQTQSREQNPDPQPVLSNDRPKSLEDIDGVIIYYPIFGDQPSLVNNGSFKHPRKVFRRSVQTQSIGDLTLKHIPEFYKQYEIDVNLPKFAHPNHFPIIPEFRENERNLDGSSNSNGNEVLQIEYHKDATENEKEKVENTEVVNNRELIKDSEAPQVQPSVSTNESRSTIENSTSSTNEKEVQYITSPVQPANSSVANNGTLEVPQGAAVLPSRKISLNDYNKTKLVQSTSSHSSTSQLSAPPPPPPPHGSPHNESSDPRTENTRSDRSRLTNRSLYSNLAIPSNRARSSLKRKGSSDETPRQTKHVKFTTDS is encoded by the coding sequence ATGAATATTAACAAGTTCAAGTCTGGTCTTAAGAAACTAACTGTCAATAAAAGGATTATCATCGATGAGCTAACTGCTTTTGCTGACGAATATTCAGCCGATGGGGCTGAGGAAATAGCGGCAGCTATTCAAGAACACATCGACACGTGCCCTCCACAGCACAAACTATTTGCATTCTACCTTTTGGATAACATATGCAAAACCGTCGGTAACCCTTACAACATTCTTCTAGCAAATGGGCTTTTTCAACTCTTTAGAAGTACCTATGTTCATGTTGATGATGGTACACGACACATGTTGATAGAATTGTTCACAACATGGAAACAATATGACGATCACACAACTGTTTTTAATATGCAGgttttacaaaaaattgagaaatttattcaacaaGCACAAAATCTTCGTTCAGCTTCTCCTGGACTAGAACACACATCAAAATCTGATTTAACCCCCCGAGTTCTTATTAAAAATGCCAAAGAATTGTTGACATTGCATGATCAGTTGATTTTGCAAGTCAGCAATTTTGTCAAGGGAGACTATCATAAATTTTTGTCGGAGGAagattttcattttatcGACCAATTTAAGCTCATCCAAAAAGAATTGTACGACCTGATTAATGAAATACTCAGTCACATTTACGAGGACGTGAATCTATATGGTGGTGCTAGTAACAATGGGACGGAGAGGTTGATCAGTACCCCTCAATTCGAAATTAATGCAGAGAGGTACAAAGTTGACATTGTTAGAAACCAAAAGGATATGTTCAAACAGCAGCAGTCGTTTACCGATTTCCTTACTACTTGCAAGCCGCGATTGCACAAGGCTTATATTttgaagaaagagaaaagagaaaaaataaaataccTTAAGAAATACAGATTTGTCATAGAAAAGCGTCCCAATTCAAGGTTTTTCTCACATGTTTTGAATGAATCGGAAGAGttcattgatttaattgacaAGTTTGGAAAGGTCACTAAGTTTACACCAGAAGAGTTATTGTTCGTTAACGAACCACAGTTGACGGAAATCCCGCGAGAAGAAGAAACCCATGATCATCAAATTAACTCAAATTTCTTAGGATTCCCTGTTGATCTCGATACCCTAAAGAAAACAGCAGCTATTCAAGATAAACCACAAGAATCTATTTTAGGGATTTCCATTAATTTGGACAGTCTTTTAGGTTCTGGCAGTGACAGCaccaaaaattcaaatggGTATACAGACAAATCACAAGATTTGGCATTGTTGCAACAGCTGCCTTTGCATCAACAACCAATGAAAGATTTATCCATTTCTTCACCATTACCACTAacttcattttcaacaCCTACCATTGATCAACCTACGTCCGAGGAACAACTCCAACCTGTATGGATTCCCAATAACACTTTAGATAATCGAACTCATGAAGAAGAATCCCTGATTTCTGGTCAGCCCACACAACATGATATGCAATTGCAATTATCCTCTCATGATGCTTTAGAAATCACACAAACACAAAGCCGTGAACAGAATCCAGATCCACAACCGGTGCTTTCAAACGATCGACCAAAATCTTTGGAAGATATTGATGGggtaataatatattatcCGATTTTTGGAGATCAACCAAGTTTGGTAAATAATGGTTCCTTTAAACATCCAAGAAAAGTATTCAGAAGACTGGTTCAAACACAATCCATTGGAGATCTCACTTTGAAGCATATCCCCGaattttataaacaatatGAGATCGATGTTAATCTTCCAAAGTTTGCACACCCAAATCATTTCCCAATTATCCCAGAGTTTAGAGAAAATGAAAGGAATTTGGATGGTTCATCAAATAGCAATGGCAATGAGGTTCTACAAATTGAATATCACAAAGATGCAACAGAAAATGAGAAGGAAAAGGTCGAGAATACAGAAGTGGTAAACAATAgagaattaattaaagattCAGAAGCACCGCAAGTGCAGCCACTGGTATCAACAAACGAAAGTCGATCtacaattgaaaacagCACATCATCtacaaatgaaaaagaagtgCAATACATTACTTCACCAGTCCAACCTGCAAATTCATCTGTTGCAAATAACGGAACTCTAGAAGTACCACAAGGTGCTGCTGTTTTACCACTGAGAAAAATCAGTTTGaatgattataataaaaCCAAGTTGGTTCAATCAACTTCCTCCCACTCATCAACGTCACAACTATCAGCACCACCGCCACCTCCTCCACCACATGGTTCACCTCATAATGAATCATCAGATCCCCGTACTGAAAACACAAGGTCAGATAGATCTCGTTTAACTAATCGCCTGTTGTATTCAAATTTGGCAATTCCATCTAACCGGGCAAGATCAAGTTTAAAGAGAAAAGGATCAAGTGATGAAACACCTAGACAGACCAAACACGTAAAATTTACCACTGACTCATGA
- a CDS encoding isocitrate dehydrogenase [nadp], mitochondrial precursor, putative (Similar to S. cerevisiae IDP1): MIRTTTTRTINRTAMLSKHIRGFSSTASILDKIKVKNPIVELDGDEMTRIIWQKIKDQLILPYLDVNLKYYDLGIESRDATNDQITIDAANAIKEHGVGVKCATITPDEARVKEFNLKKMWLSPNGTIRNILGGTVFRESIIIPCIPRLIPGWKEPIVIGRHAFGDQYKATDLVITEPGKLELRFTPASGGETQTHKVYDYTGPGVGLAMYNTDESISGFARASFNMALSKNLPLYMSTKNTILKKYDGRFKDIFQDIYENEYASEFEKKGLWYEHRLIDDMVAQMIKSKGGFVMALKNYDGDVQSDIVAQGFGSLGLMTSALMTPDGKAYEAEAAHGTVTRHYRQHQQGKETSTNSIASIFAWTRGLAQRGRLDETPEVVDFANTLEKATIDTVEVDRIMTKDLALAMGKTDRSAYVTTTEFLDAVADRLKK, translated from the coding sequence ATGATTAGAACAACTACTACAAGAACTATCAACCGTACAGCCATGTTGCTGAAACACATTCGTGGGTTTTCCAGTACCGCTTCAATTTTAGATAAGATCAAAGTGAAAAACCCCATTGTCGAATTGGACGGGGATGAAATGACTCGTATTATTTGgcaaaaaatcaaagatCAATTGATCTTGCCGTACTTGGATGTCAACTTGAAATATTATGATTTAGGAATTGAGTCTCGTGATGCCACTAACGACCAGATCACCATTGATGCGGCAAACGCAATTAAAGAACATGGTGTCGGTGTCAAATGTGCAACAATCACCCCCGACGAAGCTAGAGTCAAGGAATTCAACTTGAAGAAAATGTGGCTTTCTCCAAATGGTACTATTAGAAATATTCTTGGTGGTACTGTATTTAGagaatcaattattatccCATGCATTCCAAGATTGATTCCTGGATGGAAAGAACCAATTGTTATAGGTAGACATGCCTTTGGGGATCAATATAAAGCTACTGATTTAGTCATTACTGAGCCAGgtaaattggaattgagATTCACTCCAGCCAGTGGTGGGGAAACCCAAACTCATAAGGTCTACGATTACACCGGTCCCGGGGTCGGATTAGCCATGTATAACACCGACGAGTCTATTAGTGGCTTTGCTCGTGCCTCCTTCAACATGGCATTGTCCAAGAACTTGCCATTGTACATGTCAACCAAGAACactattttgaaaaaatacGATGGTAGATTTAAGGACATTTTCCAAGACATTTATGAAAATGAATATGCCAGCgaatttgaaaagaagGGGTTGTGGTATGAACACAGATTGATTGACGATATGGTTGCTCAAATGATCAAGTCCAAAGGTGGATTTGTTATGGCATTAAAGAATTATGATGGTGATGTTCAATCGGATATTGTTGCTCAAGGTTTTGGATCATTAGGTTTAATGACATCTGCATTGATGACTCCAGATGGCAAAGCTTATGAAGCTGAAGCTGCCCACGGTACCGTCACCAGACACTACAGACAACACCAACAGGGTAAAGAGACCTCCACCAACTCAATTGCATCCATATTTGCCTGGACAAGAGGATTGGCCCAAAGAGGTAGATTGGACGAGACACCAGAAGTCGTTGACTTTGCAAACACACTTGAAAAAGCCACCATTGACACTGTTGAAGTAGATCGTATCATGACCAAAGATTTAGCTTTGGCCATGGGTAAAACCGACAGATCCGCATATGTTACCACTACTGAGTTTTTGGATGCTGTTGCTGATAGATTGAAGAAATAA
- the COX9 gene encoding cytochrome c oxidase subunit 7a precursor (ec 1.9.3.1) (cytochrome oxidase polypeptide viia) — protein sequence MALAPITGTLKRKIITDITIGFAAGFGLAFLYWEVEHKPIIAKRDAYYAQLRKQKEIEEGA from the coding sequence atggcTCTTGCTCCAATCACAGGTactttaaaaagaaaaatcataACTGATATCACCATCGGTTTTGCCGCTGGTTTTGGTTTGGCTTTCTTATACTGGGAGGTCGAACATAAACCAATCATTGCCAAGAGAGATGCTTATTACGCACAATTAAGAAAGCAAAAGGAAATCGAAGAAGGTGCTTAA